In Microbulbifer sp. THAF38, the sequence TAACAAGCCAATTCGAGTGGCGCAGGTCCTCGCCGGTGCCGAGCACGGCGGTGCGGAAAATTTTTTCGTGCGCCTGGTAAGCGGATTGAATCCGCGCGCTGAGATTAACGAGAAAGCCTTTATCCGCAACCACGATCACCGCGTGCAGGCGCTGCGCAACAATGGAGTCGAAACCGAAGGTTTTAAGTTTGGCGGCAAACTGGATTTTCTCGGTCGCAGAGTTTACCGCGAGGCACTGAATAACTGGCAGCCGGACATCGTGATGACCTGGATGGGGCGCGCCACCATTATCACCCCCAACTCAAAAAACTACCTATTGGTCAGTCGGCTCGGTCACTATTACAACCTGAAATACTACCGCCACGCGGATTATTGGATCGGTATCAGTAAGGGTATTTGCCAGCATATGATCGATGGCGGTATTCCCAGGGAGCGTATTTTTCATATCCCCAATTTTGCCGATGAGACTCCGGTAGAACCGCTGCCACGCAACAGTTTCGATACCCCCGAAGACAAACCCTTGATCCTTGCCGCGGGCCGCCTGCACATCAACAAGGGTTTTGATGTCCTGCTGCACTCCCTGGCGCAGATACCCGACGCCACCCTGTGGCTCGCCGGTAGCGGCCCCGAAGAGGCCAACCTGAAAGCGCTGTGCCACAAGCTCGGCCTGGACCAGCGCGTGCGCTTCCTCGGCTGGCGCAACGACGTCACGACCCTGATGCGCACCGCGGATCTGTTTGTATGCCCATCACGGCACGAGGGACTGGGTTCCATCGTAATGGAGTCCTGGGCACATCGCTGCCCGATTGTCGCCACCAATTCCCAGGGGCCCGGCGAAGTGATCAGTGATGGTCACAGCGGACTTATTACTCCCATCGACGATGCCGATGCCCTGGCCAAAGCCGTCCGCTCGGTGCTGGATAACCCAGATTTACGCCAGAGCCTGATTGAGAATGCCGCGGAAGTGTATGCGCAGGGCTATTCGAAGCAATTTATTGTGGACTCCTATATTGAACTCTACGATACCCTGATGAGACGCGGGCGCCCCTAGCTCCTATAAAAATTGCAGAAAGCCTTCAAAGTATTTTCACGGCCTTGCCTCTGCAGCCGTGAAAACAAAAAAGACCAGTAATATTGCTACCAATAACTGGCAGCTCTCTGATATTTGAAGAGCTTCTATATGAAGAGCTTCGCCGGCCAATGGCCGGCGATGAGGGATGTAAGGTAGGGAAGCTTAAAAAACCGATAATAATTCGGTTCACTGATACGCTGGTGGCAGATCCCGTAATAATTCACTGACGCCTCGTGAAATCAGGCGTTGACGCTGTTCAACACTATCGGGGCGGGTCAGCAGCTCGCTGGCACTGCCACCCCAAATTGTCACGCCATCAGGGCGACCAATCCCCACACTCATAATCACCAGTGGTGCATCGGTAAGTGGTGGCAATTCCACCACATCTTGCGGTGCGTTGCTGTCAAACTGCTTATCCCAGCTTGGGTCCCGGGTATCTCCGGAAAAAAACTCATCCACCACAGCCACCTGATAATCCACGACCATATCCGCATCCTGGTCCTGGGCTACCTGCCGGTAACCGCGCTGCTGTAATTGGGCCGCCACCGTGCCGCGCATTTCCTCATCCAGCTCCACCAATTGTGCAGAGGCATCCACATCGTTGAGGGGCGTTACTCCCCATTTATAAGTGGAAAAAGCCACCGGCTGGGCTCCCGTATTCACCCGTTCCACTTGCATTTCCTGGCACCCGGCCAAAAACAGCAGTGTCATTAGTCCCATGGTTATGTAACGCATAAATACTCCTTGACTTTATTACTTATTTGACCGGTTCTGCATAATTATACAGCTCTATCTTAGGGCTCCACTTATACCACTTGGGCTCCGCACGAGGATAGAGCGGGAAGTGGCTGCCGGATTCCACTTCGAATCCCATAAATGGCGGCTCGGGTGTGGCAAAAGCAATTCCCCCCTTAATCAGGGCCTGAGCAGACTCAGTATTAATGTTGAGACCACTTTTCAGCCCAAAATTCACATCTACACCGCTGGCGTTCCAAAAAACTGTGTACTCGCGCACAAGCGGACGGTATTGCGGTTCGATATGCACATAGATATATACCCGGTCCGCCCACTCTCCCAACTCAAAACCGGTAACCTCCCCAACTTGAACCTGGCGGTAATAGACGGGACTGCCCGCCACCAGAGAGCCTCGCCTGGCGGCATCGAGTATTATGGTCAAACCAGGTCGACTCATGGTTTCGGCAAGGTCCTCTTTCGGGGCCTGTAACTCGGCATAAAATTCTGTTTCCGGGGGCCCTCCGCCAGGCTCAAGGGCCAAATAGCGGCCGGTAATGAGCGTATCCAGATGCT encodes:
- a CDS encoding glycosyltransferase, yielding MSNKPIRVAQVLAGAEHGGAENFFVRLVSGLNPRAEINEKAFIRNHDHRVQALRNNGVETEGFKFGGKLDFLGRRVYREALNNWQPDIVMTWMGRATIITPNSKNYLLVSRLGHYYNLKYYRHADYWIGISKGICQHMIDGGIPRERIFHIPNFADETPVEPLPRNSFDTPEDKPLILAAGRLHINKGFDVLLHSLAQIPDATLWLAGSGPEEANLKALCHKLGLDQRVRFLGWRNDVTTLMRTADLFVCPSRHEGLGSIVMESWAHRCPIVATNSQGPGEVISDGHSGLITPIDDADALAKAVRSVLDNPDLRQSLIENAAEVYAQGYSKQFIVDSYIELYDTLMRRGRP
- a CDS encoding DUF4136 domain-containing protein, coding for MRYITMGLMTLLFLAGCQEMQVERVNTGAQPVAFSTYKWGVTPLNDVDASAQLVELDEEMRGTVAAQLQQRGYRQVAQDQDADMVVDYQVAVVDEFFSGDTRDPSWDKQFDSNAPQDVVELPPLTDAPLVIMSVGIGRPDGVTIWGGSASELLTRPDSVEQRQRLISRGVSELLRDLPPAYQ